One Nostoc sp. CENA543 genomic window, TAAACTCTACATTTGCTCTAGGGGCATTTGTAACTAAAGCTCGTTTTAATTGATGTGTCTTTGTCCAATCTACTAGTTCAGTAAAGCCAGGCAATGGTTTAAGATGGTAAGCAAGTTGACGAAATATTGCTTCTTTTTCATCAGCAAACTCTTGACTTGCTGCTGGTGATAAATTTGGCAAAATATCCTCGATAATTTCTGGATTTAATCGCCCACTAATTCTAGATTTATAAAATGCTTCATCAATTGCAATGCCATAATTTAACAACATTTTTCGCCATACTTGGTAGTGTATGGGGTCAGTGTTCACAATAGTGCCGTCTAAATCAAAAAGAATTGCAGCAAGCATAATTTGGGGTTCAATGTAAATAATTGTTAATTTAACATCAACAGTTTACATTGTTTTAGGTGTATTGCGCGCTGACTTGGGACAGGTAGTATTGTTGAGAGATTTTGCAATAGCTTATGAATCTAGGCTTTTAATCCAAAATCTGTAGCTAAAAACTAAAATCGGATGATTTCTGCTGATAATTATCGCCACCATTCTACTGACAGCAAATGATAGCCACCACAAAAGTTTTTCATGTCGATCGCCTGGCAGTACAGGTTTACCAATCGGAGTCAGATATGGCTCAAGATGTGGCCATGATTGCCCAAAAGCATTTACAGTCAGTTCTCCAATATCAGGAAAAGGCTGCGGTTTTATTAGCAACAGGTAATTCTCAACTGAAATTTTTAGAGGCTTTGATTGGTTTAGGTGGTGTAGACTGGTCAAGAATTACTTTATTTCATCTAGATGAATATTTAGGCATTAATGCAGATCATCCTGCAAGTTTTCGGCACTATATGCGAGAACGAGTAGAAAAGCGGGTATCTCCCCACCAATTTCACTATATTGCAGGTGATACTTTAGAGCCATTGACAGAATGCGATCGCTACACCAAACTACTCCAAGCACAACCTATTAACCTATGTTGTCTGGGCATAGGTGAAAATGGACACTTAGCTTTTAATGATCCTTCTGTAGCTAACTTTCAAGATCCTTACAGTGTCAAAATAGTCAAATTAGACGCGGCTAATCGTCAACAACAAGTAAATACAGGACAATTTCCCCATCTAGATAATGTGCCTCAGTATGCTTTTACTGTCACCTTACCTTTGATTTGTTCTGCTCAAAAAATCCTTTGTCTCGCACCAGAACAACGCAAAGCCCAAATAGTAAAAAGAATGTTGTCTGGTTCAATTAGTACAGATTGTCCTGCGTCTATTTTGCGTCAACAATCACAAGCAACTTTATTTTTAGACGCTAATTCTGCGGGGTTAGTCATTAGTCATTAGTCATTAGTCATTAGTCATTAGTCATTAGTCATTAGTCATTAGTCAGCACCGACTAAACGACACGCTACTGCTAACAAAACTCAGCACCGGCTAAACGCCGCGCTACCGCTAACAGCACTCAGCACTCAGCACTCATTACTCATCCTAAATCTCTACTACAAAAAGCCTACACCACAGACCACCGCACCCATCTTGATACTTCGTCTTCTACTATGAAAACTTGCTTTTGTGAATTAGCAGTTTCAGTTACAATAACTCTTAAGGTAGTTATATCAACATTATTGGCTAGTGAATTGCCGTAACCAACTACTTTACCTAAATGCCCCGTTTTTTGATTTAGTACGTAATCTCCAATGGAGAACATAACAGCACTTCAACATTGCAAAATATATCTCCTATACCCAATTAATTTTCTGTGAGAATAAAAATAAAAACTTCATACTTCTAGAGAGTTTAATTTGTCACTTGGGAAATATTCTAGAGATGATTCATCTCTTACTAAAGATAGAAGAGATATCTGAAAAACTATTATTTTACTGTTAATTTTTTCTCTTTTCAGATATGTCGCATGACTTCGGCTATTGACCAAGCTTGTGCTACTGCACCTCTGGGATAATGTGGTGGTTCGCCATCAAAAATTTCGGAAATAGAACCAATACAAGCATCATGCCATAGGTGATCTAACAAAGGTTGCCAACTAAAAGGTATTGGTTGTTCTGGGAGAAAACGTTGCCAACCACGAATAAAAGCACCAATTAACCAAGTCCAAACAGTGCCTTGATGGTAAGCGCGATCGCGTTTCTGACTATTACCGAAACATCTACCAATATATTCTGGATCTGCTGGGTCAAGACTGCGAAGACCATAAGGTGTTAACAAGCGATCAGTGGCTAATTCTAATATTTGACGGCCTTGGGATGGTAAAAACCCACAATGATGTAAGGACACTGCTAATACTGCATTAGGACGAATTTGGGCGTTGCGGCGATCGTCAAAGTCGATGGTGTCGTATAAATAACCTAGTTGTGGATTCCAGAATTTTTGTAGAGAAGTTTTTACTTGTTGTGCTTGTTGGGCATAACGCTTACCTTGATTGGCTAAACGTACTTTATCGCCTGTTTCTAGTTGGCTTAAGTGTTCTGCCCATTGACTCATCCAGCATAAAGCTGAATACCATAAGGCATTGATTTCAACGGGTTTACCGGAACGGGGTGTGATGGGTTGTCCCTCGACTACAGCGTCCATCCAAGTCAAGGCTACTCCTGGTGCATCCCAACCCAATAGCCCATCTGTCGCATCTACTTGGATGTTATAACGTGTACCACCGATAAATGCTTTATGAATTTGCTGTACTACGGAAAACTGTGCAGCTAAAAATTGCCAGTCTTGGGTAGCTTCGAGATAAAGTCCTAGAGTTTCAATCCACCACAAAGCTGCATCAATACAATTGTATGCTGGCTCAGTGTCTGTATCTGGGAAAGTATTGGGGATAAGACCATGACGACAATAACGCCCAAAAGTTTGCAGGAGATTTTTGGCTAACTCAAAACGTCCAGTTACTAAGGTTAACCCAGGTAAAGCAATTAAGGTATCTCTTCCCCAATCATTAAACCAGTGATAACCAGCCATCACCGTAGGGTTTGCAATGGAAGCCCGATAAACAATAAATTGATCACTGGCTTTGAGTAATTGTTGCCAAGTTTTGGTACTAGGGGGAAACAGAGGAGACAAGGGAGACAAGGTATAATTTTTTGCTTGTCCACCTTGTCCCTTTATCCCAGATTCCCAACTGCCAATCTGGGATAGTCGCTCCTGTTCTGCTTCTACTGCTTCTGCAAAGGTGTCCGGGGTTAGGGAATCTATTGATTGTTCAGGGAAACCTATACGAGCTTCTAGGGTGACGGCATCTCCTGGTTTGAGAATTACTGTTAGATAACCTGGGCTAAACAGGTCTTCGCGATCGCCTAGTCCTCGTTGTGTCTCTTCGGGAAATTCGTAATTCCAGTACCATACGGGATCTGCTCGATATTCCCCCTGTGTCCAGCGCAATCGCCAAGGTGTACCAAAGCCATCATTACTCATGGCTTGTAAGTAGATTTGCCGATAACCGAGTAACTGTGAAAATTGTAAGTCGGAACTCTGAGTCTGTTGACTATGAAAATTGCGATCGGCAATCAGCAATCTCAGCCTTAAAATCGCGGTTTCTCTACCTTCATAGCGATATTGAATTAACAGGCGATGACTAACTAAAGAGTCTTGAAGATTTCCGCTATTGTGGCTAGTTTCTAACCCATAAGGCATAATTAATTGTCTACTCAGTTGCCAATCTTGTTCCCCCCAAATCCATTTAGGAACGGGGTTAATATCGAAGGAGTGCAGCAGTTTGTAGCCAGTTGGCTCGATATTACCTGTACCCCAAATATTTGTCCCTAGTGGCACAACTTTTTTTGAGACTTCCAGGCTAGCTTCTAGGTGGGAGAACAATAGGGTTCGCCCATTCGGTGGATTTGTCGCCGCAAATAGCCAACCGTGATAAGTTCGGGTGCGGACATCCGCAACAGTACCACTGGCAAAACTACCTAAGCCATTGGTTAATAACCATTCTCTTGTATCTAAATCAACCATTTGCTACTCAAAATCGTTATGACTATGATATAGTCGTAACAGATCGTAATCAAACTGTGAGCAAGCGTGGATGGGTAAGATTTACCTGACCCCAACTCCAACGCTAGTAAACGGATATAAGTTGAAGGAGATAATAGTAAATGTCCATCACTTACGGAATAGAAGGAAGCCTCCGCGTTGGTCAACAAGCTCCCGATTTTACCGCAACAGCTGTAGCGGATCAGGAATTCAAAACAATCAAACTTTCCGACTATCGTGGAAAGTATGTTGTTCTGTTCTTCTACCCCCTAGACTTTACCTTTGTTTGCCCCACTGAGATCACAGCATTTAGCGATCGCTACGAAGAATTTAGTAAACTTAACACTGAAGTTCTGGGTGTTTCCGTTGATAGTGAATTCTCTCACCTAGCTTGGATTCAAACAGATCGCAAGTCTGGCGGTGTTGGCGACCTCAACTATCCCCTAGTTTCCGACATTAAAAAAGAAATTAGTGCCGCTTACAACGTATTAGACCCAGCAGCAGGTATTGCTTTGCGTGGTCTATATATCATTGACAAAGATGGTATCATTCAACACGCTACCATTAACAACCTCGCTTTTGGTCGTAGCGTTGATGAAACATTGCGGACATTGCAAGCAATTCAGTATGTGCAGTCTCACCCAGATGAAGTTTGCCCTGCGGGTTGGCAACCTGGTGATAAAACCATGAACCCTGATCCAGTCAAGTCCAAAGTTTACTTCTCTGCCGTTTAATCAGCATCATAATTTTAGATTTTAGATTTTGGATTCTGTTAATCATCTCAATCTGAAATCAAGAACTAAAAGCGATGACGCTGGCTTTAGCGGTTGTAGAAACTAAAACTCAAAAATCATCCATACCACAGATGAACACACATATACACGAGATATAAAATCAGTGTTAGATGGAGTGTTGATCTGTGGTTTTATAATTTTGTAGCTTGCTTCCCGTAGGGTATTTTGAATTTCCTATGCTGACATCAACAGATTTTAGTGGCTTATTTAATGAACGCTTTTTGCGGAATTTTCTCCCGATTCCAGCTAGTAACGAATTGAGACTGGAAATTGGAACACCAGATTTTCAATTACCAGACATTACGAATGGAAAGCTGGTTAAACTATCGGATTATCGAGGTAAACAACCCGTCTTATTAGCGTTTACCAGAATTTTTACAGAAAAACAATACTGCCCATTTTGTTTTCCTCACATCAAAGCTTTAAACGAAAATTATGAGCAATTTCAACAGCGTGATATAGAAGTTTTACTAATTACTAGTACCGATGAAAAACAAAGTCAAATAGTTGTGAGAGATTTAGGCTTAAAAATGCCATTACTGAGTGATTCTAGTTGCCGAGTATTTCGCACCTATCGAGTAGGACAAGCTTTAGGCGCACCTCTACCTGCTCAATTTGTCTTAGATAAAAATGGCAAACTCCGCTACAAACATTTATTTTCCTTCCTAGACCATAACGCTACCGTAGAAACGTTACTATCACAATTTGATTAAGATTTAGGGAAAACACTGTTTCTTCTCGTACAATCCTATACCTCTGCATCACCGTATTTTTCAAGAGAAAACCCCTTTCCCCCTACTGATTAGCTTGTAAGAGCAATCCCTTGAGTTGATTTTCCAGCCACTCCACGCGCTAAAAATCCTGAAATATCGGTTTCTGGGATTGATTTCAGTATCCACTCATTTAACAAACCCAGTATAAATACAGATTTATTAAAGACATCAACTCAACTAGACTAAACAGTTGTGTATACCTTCTAGCGGCAAAGGAGGTCTTAAAGCTGATTCGGAAACGCTTTTTCGTGCCACACTGGTGAACTAAATTTTAAAGACTACATCTTCATACCAGCGATCGCATCCGTGTAATCTTCGGAAATCACGGAATTTCCATAGAAAAAACAGCATCAAGATGATAAGTAATACTGGCTTGACATAAGTGTCAAAATGCACTTTACTTACCTTAAGTGTTTACTATGGTGTTAATATGCAGTAGCTTGATTTATGGAGAATATCTATAGCTGGTATAGATAACTTCATGAAGAGTTAACAATCTTAACAAAGTAACTAAAGTAAATTGAAAATAAGTGAATTACAATGAAGCGGAAAATTTGTGGCTAAATAAGGTTAAATGCGGCTCAAATGTAGATTATTTCTAGGTTTTAGTCTTGATTAAGCTTAGGATTTAAGCTTTTCTCAAATTTGGGTATTTTACTGATTTGGCGATAAATTCTCTGAAACACTGCACTTGGCTTTGCTGGATGGTAGCCAACTTTGTGCAGATATTGTCCTGCAAATATTGGCTAAAGTTCAGATCAAAGTGAATATCAAAATATTGATATTAACTATCAGTATTTACGAATTCGTGTTCCTTAGATTACTGGTGTAATATTATGCTACACCAAGTAGATTTTGTTGTCAAACAAACTTTTGTGACAAAACCTATGACTTTAAAACAAATTAAGACAAAGAGAAGACGGGGTGTGATTTTATCTCCCAGAGGATTGCAAAGATTAAAAGATGCAATGCTATCTTGGGAGATATTAGAAAATCATGGCGATCGCATCACACTTGATCAACTATCACAGCAGACAAATCTTTCTGCTAAAACTCTCAGCCGATTATGGTCTGCAAATAAAGGTGTAGATCAAAAAACCCTGAAATTATGTTTTAATGCTTTCAACTTAGATTTACAAAAAGAAGACTACATCTTTATCCAAGAAGACAATGAAATAGAGTCTCTGGATTTTCTATCAGATAGTTCGTATCTAGAAACAGAACGTTTATCTACATGGTCATATCCAGATGGCCCAGTCCCGTTAAATTCCACCTTATATATTGAACGTCCACCGGTAGAAGAGTTAATTTACCGTGAAGTCACTCAACCTGGTTGCGTCATTCGGATTCGTTCCCCTAGACAGATGGGGAAAACATCTTTGGTACTGCGGCTTTTAGATTTTGCCGAAACACAAGGATATCACACAGTTAATTTAAGTTGTTCCCAAATTGATGATCAATGTTTAACCAACTTGAATAAATTGTTGCGTTGTCTTTGTCATCAAATTGCGACAAAATTAGGGATTGAACCCAATATTGATAATAAATGGGATGAAGAAGTAGGATATAAACTAGTTTGTAGCTTTTACTTGCAAAATTATATTCTCAAGCAGATTAACAATCCGATAGTTTTGGTATTGAGTGAAGTTGATCACTTTTTTGCATACCCTCATATAGCTCAAGAGTTTTTTGCTTTATTACGTTCCTGGTGTGAGGAAGCACGACAAAATCGGCTATGGCAAAATTTGCGTCTAGTCGTGGTTTACTCAACAGAAAAGTATGTTTCTCTAGATATTAACCATTCTCC contains:
- a CDS encoding HAD family phosphatase; translation: MLAAILFDLDGTIVNTDPIHYQVWRKMLLNYGIAIDEAFYKSRISGRLNPEIIEDILPNLSPAASQEFADEKEAIFRQLAYHLKPLPGFTELVDWTKTHQLKRALVTNAPRANVEFMLELLNIKNIFHTIVIAEDCTAAKPEPIPYQVALEQLGIAAEQAYALEDSPSGIRAAVAAGIRTIGIASTHDPQELQKFGAFMAIPDFTDLQLWKLLNSTLETVTFLTKGIGV
- a CDS encoding glucosamine-6-phosphate deaminase, with the translated sequence MIATTKVFHVDRLAVQVYQSESDMAQDVAMIAQKHLQSVLQYQEKAAVLLATGNSQLKFLEALIGLGGVDWSRITLFHLDEYLGINADHPASFRHYMRERVEKRVSPHQFHYIAGDTLEPLTECDRYTKLLQAQPINLCCLGIGENGHLAFNDPSVANFQDPYSVKIVKLDAANRQQQVNTGQFPHLDNVPQYAFTVTLPLICSAQKILCLAPEQRKAQIVKRMLSGSISTDCPASILRQQSQATLFLDANSAGLVISH
- a CDS encoding amylo-alpha-1,6-glucosidase, which translates into the protein MVDLDTREWLLTNGLGSFASGTVADVRTRTYHGWLFAATNPPNGRTLLFSHLEASLEVSKKVVPLGTNIWGTGNIEPTGYKLLHSFDINPVPKWIWGEQDWQLSRQLIMPYGLETSHNSGNLQDSLVSHRLLIQYRYEGRETAILRLRLLIADRNFHSQQTQSSDLQFSQLLGYRQIYLQAMSNDGFGTPWRLRWTQGEYRADPVWYWNYEFPEETQRGLGDREDLFSPGYLTVILKPGDAVTLEARIGFPEQSIDSLTPDTFAEAVEAEQERLSQIGSWESGIKGQGGQAKNYTLSPLSPLFPPSTKTWQQLLKASDQFIVYRASIANPTVMAGYHWFNDWGRDTLIALPGLTLVTGRFELAKNLLQTFGRYCRHGLIPNTFPDTDTEPAYNCIDAALWWIETLGLYLEATQDWQFLAAQFSVVQQIHKAFIGGTRYNIQVDATDGLLGWDAPGVALTWMDAVVEGQPITPRSGKPVEINALWYSALCWMSQWAEHLSQLETGDKVRLANQGKRYAQQAQQVKTSLQKFWNPQLGYLYDTIDFDDRRNAQIRPNAVLAVSLHHCGFLPSQGRQILELATDRLLTPYGLRSLDPADPEYIGRCFGNSQKRDRAYHQGTVWTWLIGAFIRGWQRFLPEQPIPFSWQPLLDHLWHDACIGSISEIFDGEPPHYPRGAVAQAWSIAEVMRHI
- a CDS encoding peroxiredoxin — encoded protein: MSITYGIEGSLRVGQQAPDFTATAVADQEFKTIKLSDYRGKYVVLFFYPLDFTFVCPTEITAFSDRYEEFSKLNTEVLGVSVDSEFSHLAWIQTDRKSGGVGDLNYPLVSDIKKEISAAYNVLDPAAGIALRGLYIIDKDGIIQHATINNLAFGRSVDETLRTLQAIQYVQSHPDEVCPAGWQPGDKTMNPDPVKSKVYFSAV
- a CDS encoding peroxiredoxin, which codes for MLTSTDFSGLFNERFLRNFLPIPASNELRLEIGTPDFQLPDITNGKLVKLSDYRGKQPVLLAFTRIFTEKQYCPFCFPHIKALNENYEQFQQRDIEVLLITSTDEKQSQIVVRDLGLKMPLLSDSSCRVFRTYRVGQALGAPLPAQFVLDKNGKLRYKHLFSFLDHNATVETLLSQFD
- a CDS encoding AAA-like domain-containing protein, coding for MTLKQIKTKRRRGVILSPRGLQRLKDAMLSWEILENHGDRITLDQLSQQTNLSAKTLSRLWSANKGVDQKTLKLCFNAFNLDLQKEDYIFIQEDNEIESLDFLSDSSYLETERLSTWSYPDGPVPLNSTLYIERPPVEELIYREVTQPGCVIRIRSPRQMGKTSLVLRLLDFAETQGYHTVNLSCSQIDDQCLTNLNKLLRCLCHQIATKLGIEPNIDNKWDEEVGYKLVCSFYLQNYILKQINNPIVLVLSEVDHFFAYPHIAQEFFALLRSWCEEARQNRLWQNLRLVVVYSTEKYVSLDINHSPFNIGLPIRLNEFTHQQVEELARRYGLKWGVGKESLQLMSLIGGHPALIQLALYYLSSGTMSLTELIKDAIANGGIYRHHLQCHWIKLQANPHLIRTYTELVSTKQGVVLDPMDTYKLESLGLITFEGDRVLPRCELYRTYFARQISTLGLQSLSYVNLS